The following are encoded together in the Brassica napus cultivar Da-Ae chromosome A9, Da-Ae, whole genome shotgun sequence genome:
- the LOC106440991 gene encoding 60S ribosomal protein L27a-2, producing the protein MATALKKNRKKRGHVSAGHGRIGKHRKHPGGRGNAGGMHHHRILFDKYHPGYFGKVGMRYFHKLRNKFYCPIVNLDKLWSLVPEDVKAKSTKDKVPMIDVTQHGFFKVLGKGHLPEGKPFVVKAKLISKTAEKKIKEAGGAVVLTA; encoded by the coding sequence ATGGCGACGGCGTTGAAGAAGAACAGGAAGAAGAGAGGCCACGTCAGCGCCGGTCACGGACGTATCGGGAAGCACCGCAAGCATCCAGGAGGTCGCGGTAACGCGGGAGGTATGCATCACCACCGTATCCTCTTCGACAAGTACCATCCAGGCTACTTCGGAAAGGTGGGGATGAGGTACTTCCACAAGCTCCGCAACAAGTTCTACTGCCCCATCGTCAACCTCGACAAGCTCTGGTCTCTCGTCCCCGAGGACGTCAAGGCCAAGTCCACCAAAGACAAGGTGCCCATGATCGATGTGACGCAGCACGGCTTCTTTAAGGTTCTTGGGAAAGGTCATTTGCCTGAGGGCAAGCCTTTCGTTGTCAAGGCTAAGCTTATCTCCAAGACTGCTGAGAAGAAGATCAAGGAGGCTGGTGGCGCCGTCGTCCTCACTGCTTAA
- the LOC106444708 gene encoding putative FBD-associated F-box protein At1g05080 translates to MPNKAATCQEIKEKVCEDRISALPDALLVQILLLLPIKEAVATSILSKPWRCIWTLMPKLVCKDTKHTNSKSVWWFLEQSLHLHKAPILEHLEVKLGSRCPGDVDVGKLILNAVERYVRLLDFNLKWPAKPVSLPKTLYTCKTLKKLILSNKILIELSFEAFLPSLTKLELINVVYKDEGSLIRLLSSCPVLKTLIVVREKNDNVIKFTVKVPSLNSLVYVNDNDDDGVCGCGYGRGSLIIDSPQLKYLCVNDFSEDGCSIESMSPNLTMARVDVGSPPNENFLTYLSSVKFLHMTWIDETEVFCSCVNYSQLIECILRPCRAEYWVESVKLLLDNSPNLKVLMIETKDIGESADVPRWSDVPACLSSQLEILEWKKYGGTRDEKQLLEYILASSKCLKRAGISMRYSKDCNDKMKKKLRKELKAMPRASVSSELLFPAKIKWRSSVAQHCLFDL, encoded by the exons ATGCCTAACAAAGCTGCAACTTGTcaagaaattaaagaaaaagttTGTGAAGACAGGATTAGTGCTTTACCTGATGCTTTACTTGTGCAAATATTGTTGCTCCTTCCGATTAAAGAAGCAGTAGCCACATCGATTCTATCAAAACCATGGCGTTGTATCTGGACGTTGATGCCTAAACTCGTTTGCAAAGATACCAAGCATACAAACAGTAAAAGCGTTTGGTGGTTTTTGGAACAGTCATTGCATCTTCACAAGGCACCTATACTAGAACACCTAGAAGTTAAACTCGGTTCAAGATGTCCTGGTGACGTAGATGTCGGAAAACTGATTTTAAACGCGGTTGAACGCTACGTTCGATTGCTAGACTTCAATCTAAAGTGGCCAGCAAAGCCTGTAAGCTTGCCTAAGACACTTTATACTTGTAAAACGCTCAAGAAATTGATTCTCTCAAACAAGATTCTCATAGAGCTTTCTTTCGAAGCTTTCCTCCCCTCGCTTACTAAACTGGAGCTTATCAATGTGGTGTATAAAGACGAGGGTTCACTCATTAGGCTTTTATCAAGTTGTCCTGTTCTGAAAACTTTGATTGTGGTCCGAGAGAAGAATGACAACGTGATTAAGTTCACTGTGAAAGTGCCTTCTTTAAATAGTTTAGTTTATGTTAATGATAATGATGACGATGGAGTATGTGGTTGTGGTTATGGTAGGGGCTCTTTGATTATAGATTCCCCACAGTTGAAGTATCTTTGCGTCAATGACTTTTCTGAAGATGGTTGCTCGATAGAGAGTATGAGTCCTAACCTTACCATGGCCAGAGTAGACGTTGGTTCTCCCCCTAATGAAAATTTCTTGACATATCTTTCTTCTGTCAAGTTTCTCCATATGACTTGGATCGATGAAACG GAAGTATTCTGTAGCTGCGTCAACTACTCTCAGCTAATAGAGTGTATACTACGTCCATGTCGCGCAGAGTATTGGGTAGAATCAGTGAAGCTGTTGCTTGACAACTCTCCTAATCTTAAAGTTCTTATGATCGAAACT AAGGACATAGGTGAATCCGCTGATGTCCCTCGTTGGAGCGATGTTCCAGCGTGTTTGTCGTCTCAGCTCGAGATTTTGGAATGGAAAAAATATGGAGGGACGAGAGACGAGAAGCAGCTATTGGAGTATATCCTTGCAAGCTCCAAGTGTTTGAAGAGAGCAGGAATCTCCATGAGGTATAGCAAGGACTGCaatgataaaatgaaaaagaagttgAGGAAAGAGTTAAAGGCCATGCCTAGGGCTTCAGTATCTTCTGAGCTTTTGTTTCCTGCTAAAATTAAATGGAGATCATCAGTGGCACAACATTGTCTTTTTGATTTGTAA
- the LOC106440992 gene encoding glutamate--glyoxylate aminotransferase 1 yields MALEYESLNENVKKCQYAVRGELYLRASELQKEGKKIIFTNVGNPHALGQKPLTFPRQVVALCQAPFLLDDPNVGMIFPADAIARAKHYLSLTSGGLGAYSDSRGLPGVRKEVAEFIQRRDGYPSDPELIFLTDGASKGVMQILNCVIRGERDGILVPVPQYPLYSATISLLGGSLVPYYLDESENWGLDVNNLRQSVAQARSQGISVRAMVIINPGNPTGQCLSEANLREILRFCHSEKLVLLGDEVYQQNIYQDERPFISSKKVLMDMGSPFSKEVQLVSFHTVSKGYWGECGQRGGYFEMTNFPPRVVEEIYKVASIALSPNVSAQIFMGLMVSPPKPGDISYDQFARESKGILESLRRRAKIMTDGFNSCKNVVCNFTEGAMYSFPQIKLPPGALQAAKQAGKVPDVFYCLKLLEATGISTVPGSGFGQKEGVFHLRTTILPAEEEMPEIMDSFKKFNDEFMTQYENSFGYSRM; encoded by the exons ATGGCTTTAGAGTACGAGTCTCTGAATGAAAACGTGAAGAAGTGTCAGTATGCTGTAAGAGGTGAACTCTATCTCCGTGCTTCTGAGCTTCAGAAAGAAGGCAAAAAG ATTATTTTCACAAACGTTGGGAACCCTCATGCTTTAGGACAGAAGCCACTCACTTTTCCTCGCcag GTGGTTGCGCTCTGTCAAGCACCGTTTCTACTAGATGACCCGAACGTTGGAATGATATTCCCAGCTGATGCTATTGCAAGAGCTAAGCATTATCTTTCCTTGACCTCAGGCGGTTTAG GTGCTTACAGTGACTCAAGAGGCCTTCCAGGAGTTAGGAAAGAGGTTGCAGAGTTCATTCAAAGACGTGATGGCTATCCAAG TGATCCAGAGCTCATATTTCTCACTGATGGAGCTAGCAAAGGTGTGATGCAGATCTTGAACTGTGTTATACGCGGTGAGAGAGACGGG attctAGTTCCGGTTCCACAGTATCCACTCTACTCAGCTACCATATCACTCTTAGGCGGTTCTCTTGTCCCTTACTATCTCGATGAGTCTGAAAACTGGGGGCTTGATGTTAATAACCTTAGACAGTCCGTTGCTCAGGCTCGTTCTCAAGGCATATCA GTAAGGGCGATGGTGATCATTAACCCTGGGAACCCAACTGGTCAGTGTCTAAGCGAAGCTAACTTAAGAGAGATATTACGGTTCTGTCACAGCGAGAAGTTGGTTCTTCTGGGAGATGAGGTTTATCAGCAGAACATATACCAGGATGAGCGTCCCTTTATCAGCTCCAAGAAG gttttgatgGATATGGGTTCGCCGTTCAGCAAGGAAGTCCAGCTTGTATCTTTCCACACTGTTTCTAAAGGTTATTGGGGAGAATGTGGACAGCGAGGTGGATACTTTGAGATGACCAACTTCCCTCCCAGG GTTGTTGAAGAGATATACAAGGTTGCATCAATCGCCCTGAGCCCGAATGTTTCTGCTCAGATCTTT ATGGGTTTGATGGTTAGTCCTCCAAAGCCTGGAGACATTTCATATGACCAGTTCGCCCGTgagag CAAGGGGATTCTTGAATCTTTGAGAAGAAGAGCAAAGATCATGACTGATGGATTCAACAGCTGCAAAAACGTCGTCTGCAATTTCACAGAAG gtGCAATGTATTCGTTTCctcaaataaagttaccaccTGGAGCTCTTCAAGCTGCTAAACAAGCAGGAAAAGTGCCAGATGTTTTCTACTGTCTAAAGCTCTTAGAAGCCACAGGAATCTCCACAGTGCCTGGCTCTGGATTTGGACAGAAAGAAGG TGTGTTCCATCTGAGGACAACAATCTTGCCTGCGGAAGAAGAGATGCCAGAGATCATGGACAGTTTCAAGAAGTTCAACGACGAGTTCATGACTCAGTATGAGAATAGCTTTGGTTATTCCAGAATGTGA
- the LOC111211688 gene encoding uncharacterized protein LOC111211688 produces the protein MATVTASLRLQPISSLSSSSFTPPSSRPLYLKFQTSHRENLIPLFPWSNLLESRLALLVDNLPHILSVVNFLKSEGISDEDFPRLVDLCTQLFSLTFSISETDQSRLRFSHRRARSCSRLLCD, from the exons ATGGCTACTGTAACTGCTTCACTTCGTCTTCAACCTATATCCTCCCTCTCCTCATCTTCCTTTACTCCTCCAAGCTCTAGACCTCTCTATCTCAAGTTTCAGACTTCTCACCGCGAAAATCTAATACCTCTATTCCCTTGGAGTAATCTCTTAGAATCAAGACTTGCTCTGCTGGTGGACAACCTCCCGCACATCCTCTCCGTCGTGAACTTCCTAAAATCTGAAGGAATATCCGACGAAGATTTCCCTCGCCTCGTCGACCTCTGCACACAGCTCTTCTCTCTGACTTTCTCCATCTCCGAAACCGATCAATCCCGTCTTCGATTTTCTCACCGGCGAGCTCGAAGTTG TTCCCGATTATTATGCGATTGA
- the LOC106442797 gene encoding uncharacterized protein LOC106442797, translated as MSSFRYLSSKNASAVEDLLSQAKDLYDLEQVAAINLAGFTDSALPTNLETRFRRLKSLPVSRQPDPVSRQPNPVSSSKKLLFHSKSMAEKNHVNAFSASAFSVDEKRNFSGRIKHVPSVHSRPLVSSVDGTRVFSGSIKRDQSVKSRDGKVLSPPTTTAQAVKLLSKEKSRTSSASSASIDLMSPSSSEPDQEKRSNRKPKSKLLVSWFDKLAPSRAMGCLFSPSIASSSNNKKHKNSSKPYDP; from the coding sequence ATGTCGAGTTTCAGATATCTTTCTAGTAAAAACGCTTCAGCTGTGGAGGATCTTCTTTCACAGGCCAAGGATCTCTACGATCTTGAGCAAGTCGCCGCCATCAACCTTGCTGGCTTCACCGATTCTGCTCTTCCCACTAATCTTGAAACCCGTTTCCGCCGTCTCAAATCTCTCCCGGTTTCTCGACAACCCGACCCGGTTTCTCGACAACCCAACCCGGTTTCATCGTCCAAGAAGCTTCTCTTCCACTCCAAGAGCATGGCCGAGAAGAATCACGTAAACGCGTTTTCTGCTTCTGCTTTTTCCGTTGATGAGAAAAGGAACTTCTCCGGAAGAATCAAACATGTTCCGAGTGTGCATTCTCGTCCGTTGGTTTCATCTGTTGACGGAACTCGGGTTTTCTCGGGAAGTATCAAACGCGACCAGAGTGTAAAATCTCGAGATGGTAAGGTTTTGTCGCCGCCAACAACAACAGCACAAGCAGTGAAGCTACTTTCTAAAGAGAAATCAAGAACTAGCTCAGCGTCGTCTGCCTCTATTGATTTAATGTCGCCATCATCGTCCGAACCAGACCAAGAAAAACGGTCAAACAGGAAACCAAAGTCCAAGTTGTTAGTTTCGTGGTTTGACAAGTTAGCACCATCAAGAGCCATGGGTTGCTTATTTTCTCCAAGCATAGCGTCATCatcaaacaacaaaaaacacAAGAACAGCAGCAAACCGTATGATCCCTGA
- the LOC106440990 gene encoding ubiquitin-conjugating enzyme E2 variant 1A — translation MSSEEAKVVVPRNFRLLEELERGEKGIGDGTVSYGMDDADDIYMQSWTGTILGPHNTAYEGKIFQLKLFCGKEYPESPPSVKFQTRINMACVNPETGVVEPSLFPMLTNWRREYTMEDILVKLKKEMMTSHNRKLAQPPEGTEEARADPKGPAKCCVM, via the exons ATGAGCTCGGAGGAAGCCAAGGTCGTTG TGCCAAGGAACTTTAGATTGTTGGAAGagctagagagaggagagaaaggTATCGGAGATGGTACGGTGAGCTATGGAATGGACGATGCTGATGATATCTATATGCAATCCTGGACTGGCACCATTCTCGGCCCTCATAAT ACTGCATACGAAGGGAAGATCTTCCAGCTGAAGTTGTTCTGTGGTAAGGAGTACCCAGAGAGTCCACCAAGTGTGAAGTTCCAGACCCGGATAAACATGGCCTGCGTTAACCCTGAGACTGGAGTG GTTGAACCGAGTCTCTTCCCTATGCTCACTAACTGGCGGCGAGAATACACAATGGAGGACATTCTTGTTAAACTGAAAAAAGAAATGATGACTTCTCATAACCGCAAGTTAGCTCAGCCCCCGGAAG GTACCGAGGAAGCTAGGGCAGATCCAAAGGGACCAGCTAAGTGCTGTGTGATGTGA